A single genomic interval of Magnetococcales bacterium harbors:
- a CDS encoding flagellar hook-length control protein FliK, whose protein sequence is MTAWPDVSALRHAAASTAPVRSAPTASAPAPAMGATPFDSLLGMALQGSGSRPGVPAHEAELPIREQPRQAERQIMPHKEKPLQKARRNTPEREPETSCPATAAGSEQKTTARADTAPADHRPDSAERGGSAGESADSPAALEGDGEKVTLEETADGVAGQPQAVAVPEEAVRLAPGLLPWQALQGQAEDPVAEVAAAPDGRVEVDRMSFFSWRQEDAPAGGEVDWMTMVTGKPPVGEAVDFRNALSSMPALPEAVAAPGMVRGPVFSGNTDTTESALLKLDGAGALSGQERLAALASAKPVAARSPVFGAELAEQIGKMRVVSRPGGVEQVRIILDPKDLGELEVNVRMDRKGVINVTIVAETEAAREAINRNMAQLRDAMSRQQLHFGEVNVQVGTQDRRDPGAGGADREAWSGLQARSDADTDKHVAAAEPAGVTGRPRRMVPGEGLSLMA, encoded by the coding sequence ATGACTGCCTGGCCCGATGTTTCCGCTCTGCGTCACGCCGCAGCTTCGACCGCCCCCGTTCGGAGTGCGCCGACGGCCTCGGCCCCTGCCCCTGCCATGGGCGCCACTCCTTTCGATTCGCTGTTGGGTATGGCCCTGCAGGGCAGTGGTTCCCGTCCGGGTGTTCCGGCCCACGAGGCGGAGCTGCCGATACGGGAACAACCCCGTCAGGCCGAGCGGCAGATTATGCCCCACAAGGAAAAGCCGCTGCAGAAAGCCCGTCGCAATACCCCGGAGCGGGAGCCGGAGACGTCGTGCCCCGCGACCGCAGCCGGGTCGGAGCAAAAGACCACCGCCCGTGCCGACACCGCTCCCGCGGATCATCGGCCCGACTCCGCCGAGCGTGGTGGTTCAGCCGGGGAGTCTGCCGACTCTCCGGCTGCCCTTGAGGGCGATGGTGAAAAGGTGACGCTTGAGGAGACGGCGGACGGCGTGGCAGGTCAGCCGCAGGCGGTGGCGGTTCCGGAAGAGGCGGTGCGCCTCGCTCCGGGGCTCCTGCCCTGGCAGGCCCTTCAGGGCCAGGCGGAAGATCCCGTCGCAGAGGTGGCGGCGGCTCCGGATGGCCGGGTCGAAGTGGACCGGATGTCCTTCTTTTCCTGGCGGCAGGAAGATGCCCCCGCAGGCGGGGAGGTGGACTGGATGACGATGGTGACCGGCAAGCCTCCGGTGGGAGAGGCGGTCGACTTCCGGAACGCGCTTTCGTCGATGCCGGCGCTTCCGGAGGCGGTTGCAGCTCCGGGAATGGTGCGTGGCCCGGTGTTTTCCGGCAACACGGATACCACGGAGTCCGCCCTGCTGAAGCTGGACGGAGCCGGCGCCCTGAGCGGGCAGGAGCGTTTGGCGGCGCTGGCGTCCGCCAAACCCGTGGCGGCCCGGAGCCCGGTTTTCGGGGCGGAATTGGCGGAGCAGATCGGCAAAATGCGGGTGGTCTCCCGTCCGGGCGGGGTGGAGCAGGTGCGCATCATCCTGGACCCCAAGGATCTCGGCGAGTTGGAGGTCAATGTGCGCATGGACCGCAAGGGCGTCATCAACGTGACCATCGTGGCCGAAACCGAGGCGGCCCGGGAGGCGATCAACCGCAACATGGCCCAGTTGCGGGATGCCATGTCCCGACAGCAGCTCCATTTCGGCGAGGTCAACGTCCAGGTGGGTACCCAGGACCGGCGCGATCCGGGTGCGGGTGGCGCCGATCGGGAGGCCTGGTCGGGGTTGCAGGCGAGGTCCGATGCCGACACGGACAAACATGTGGCCGCCGCCGAACCGGCGGGTGTGACGGGTCGTCCGCGCCGCATGGTGCCCGGTGAGGGGCTGAGCCTGATGGCCTGA
- a CDS encoding flagellar hook protein FlgE, protein MSIMQAMHAGSSALTNYGNAMTVIGNNLANANTTGFKNSRSTFEDVLIQTVGTNGTGGAMQMGTGVGLAAVDQNMNQGSLTSSSNVTDLAIDGKGFFEVRDPKPGAALAGGVSGVTGSKQAIFYTRAGDFLQDETGKLVTNNGLVLQGWELDIDGVRSGKTGDVNLATYQTSSPKPTTKVDVGLNLDANEAVITDAAHATYDPTDPASYNHSTTVRVYDSMGQGHNVELQFKKTGSNTWEWHAVAPSTELATAHRTAGKTLTAVDTTAGNVATAAGTYTAGTLVFNNMGQLDTEGSTPIKFNFLSGDNTAAPQEILFNFGAAKTNDSTNDYTMTKSTDLLYQTGAATADTGNSGIDGTVQLATDFATLKLSQNGYSTGYLDTLSIGSDGRVVGSYTNGQTRPLYQIALVDFDNEQGLSQVGSNLFAETRESGLPRIGEPNSGRLGKVSSYTLEQSNVDMSGEFVTMITVQRAFQANSRIVSVTDGMLEELISLKR, encoded by the coding sequence ATGTCTATCATGCAAGCCATGCATGCCGGTTCCAGTGCGCTGACCAACTATGGAAACGCCATGACGGTGATCGGGAACAACCTGGCCAACGCCAACACCACGGGCTTCAAGAACAGCCGCTCCACCTTTGAGGATGTGTTGATCCAGACCGTCGGCACCAACGGTACCGGTGGGGCCATGCAGATGGGGACGGGCGTCGGTTTGGCGGCGGTTGACCAGAACATGAATCAGGGTTCCTTGACGAGTTCTTCCAACGTCACCGATCTGGCCATCGACGGCAAAGGCTTCTTCGAAGTGCGCGATCCCAAGCCTGGCGCGGCTCTGGCGGGGGGCGTTTCCGGAGTGACGGGATCCAAACAGGCCATTTTTTACACCCGGGCCGGGGATTTCCTGCAGGATGAGACGGGCAAGCTGGTGACCAACAACGGGTTGGTGCTGCAGGGTTGGGAGCTGGATATCGACGGTGTGCGCAGCGGCAAGACCGGGGATGTCAATCTGGCCACCTACCAGACCTCCTCGCCCAAGCCGACCACCAAGGTGGATGTCGGACTCAACCTGGACGCCAACGAGGCGGTGATCACCGACGCGGCCCACGCCACCTACGATCCCACGGATCCGGCCAGCTACAACCACTCCACCACGGTGCGGGTCTACGATTCCATGGGGCAGGGCCACAACGTGGAGCTGCAGTTCAAGAAGACCGGCAGCAATACCTGGGAGTGGCACGCGGTGGCGCCCAGCACGGAGCTGGCCACAGCCCATCGCACTGCGGGCAAGACCTTGACGGCGGTGGATACGACTGCCGGAAACGTGGCCACGGCGGCGGGCACCTACACGGCGGGCACCCTGGTTTTCAACAACATGGGACAGCTTGATACCGAAGGGTCGACGCCGATCAAGTTCAACTTCCTCTCCGGAGACAATACGGCGGCTCCCCAGGAGATTCTGTTCAATTTCGGCGCTGCCAAGACCAACGACTCGACCAACGACTACACCATGACCAAAAGCACCGATCTGCTCTATCAGACGGGTGCCGCAACGGCGGATACCGGCAACTCCGGCATCGACGGCACGGTGCAGCTCGCGACGGACTTCGCCACCTTGAAGTTGAGCCAGAACGGTTATTCCACGGGTTATCTCGATACCCTCTCCATCGGCTCCGACGGGCGGGTGGTGGGCAGCTATACCAACGGTCAGACCCGTCCCCTCTACCAGATTGCGCTGGTGGACTTCGACAACGAGCAGGGTCTCTCCCAGGTGGGGTCGAATCTCTTCGCTGAAACCCGCGAGTCGGGCCTGCCCCGCATCGGGGAGCCCAACAGCGGCCGCCTGGGCAAGGTGAGCAGCTATACCCTGGAACAGTCCAATGTGGACATGTCGGGTGAATTCGTCACCATGATCACGGTGCAGCGCGCCTTCCAGGCCAACTCGCGCATTGTTTCCGTGACCGATGGCATGCTGGAGGAGTTGATCTCCCTCAAGCGGTAA
- a CDS encoding flagellar basal body-associated FliL family protein, protein MAEDVEQQEGEPSGGGGSGGIVKILILVVPALLIGLGGGFFVGKKVADKKAVETEVKDPHAKEETDKKNPAELVGEMVKLEPFVVNLNEPRGNRYLKTTIQLELEGPALKEELTRRAPQVQDIVLALLTSKTTQELQSLEGKFRLREELLSRINALLVNGSIKRVYFTEFVIQ, encoded by the coding sequence ATGGCCGAGGATGTGGAGCAGCAGGAAGGTGAACCGAGTGGTGGCGGCGGCAGTGGCGGGATCGTCAAAATCCTGATCCTGGTGGTGCCTGCGCTGTTGATCGGCTTGGGAGGCGGTTTCTTCGTCGGCAAGAAGGTGGCTGACAAGAAGGCGGTCGAAACCGAGGTCAAGGATCCCCACGCCAAGGAGGAGACGGACAAGAAGAATCCGGCGGAGCTGGTTGGGGAGATGGTCAAGCTGGAACCCTTCGTGGTCAATCTGAACGAGCCCCGGGGCAACCGCTACCTCAAGACCACCATCCAGCTGGAGCTGGAAGGCCCCGCCCTGAAAGAGGAGTTGACCCGGCGCGCCCCTCAGGTACAGGACATCGTGCTGGCGCTGTTGACCTCCAAGACCACCCAGGAGCTGCAATCCCTGGAAGGCAAGTTTCGCTTGCGGGAGGAGCTGTTGTCCCGCATCAATGCCCTTCTGGTCAACGGATCGATCAAACGGGTCTACTTCACCGAGTTCGTGATCCAATAA